The following are from one region of the Penaeus chinensis breed Huanghai No. 1 chromosome 32, ASM1920278v2, whole genome shotgun sequence genome:
- the LOC125042327 gene encoding endoplasmic reticulum transmembrane helix translocase-like has translation MDSSSSSLDDLVHSVGLYVPRPLIFHGYIFPFLILYGIWGWAWVAVYGWEEYFEAGLIALAGVGCLQILTCLFCHWSVHVRCLFTCRRENDPRVATVAKVVPTPNNGSPELVKVHKTLISKEATEKSIWFIFQKTKYIWDSEERKQFVGLKFPIDHQLRTYTEWRGYQEDTDLATAEGRYGKNENVVYRNKRWRSIMTDQLVPGDVVSVGRSQNDNLVPCDLLLLRGPCVVDESMLTGESVPQMKESLEAVELDRELDLATDAKLHVLFGGTKVVQHTPPSKTVTGLRAPDNGCVCYVLRTNFNTAQGKLLRTILYGVSRVTANNLETFAFILFLLIFAIAAASYVWIKGTEDPNRNRYKLFLECTLILTSVVPPELPIELSLAVNTSLLSLSKLFVYCTEPFRIPFAGKIDVCCFDKTGTLTSDDLVVEGVAGLDGTSKVVPVGEAPLETIQVVASCHSLVQLEDGLVGDPQEKATLAAIDWTVTKGEAVVPRKGKAPGMKIFHRFHFSSQLKRMSVITGFTQPGSADVMYLATVKGAPETLRPMFSSLPPNYDNVYLELSRRGARVLALGRKELGRLSHAEVRETTREALECKLTFTGFIIISCPLKRDSKEVIKEVLQSSHGVVMITGDNSLTACHVAKELKFTHKKATLVLQNYNQDRWGWESIDQTIKMEVIPTNEIKDMKNGFFRTYDFCITGEGLAWLKRQHPKFFKDILPHVRVFARVAPKQKEFVITAYKSLGYTTLMCGDGTNDVGALKHAHCGVAILSNAPDRPPQRKKRSDDPNNGMTPGMSEKLESARKLARKVEKQKAQTPPASSRQSKMTPQQEQITKAQAQLQKLLQELEEENNPVVKLGDASIAAPFTSKLSSIQCVCHIIKQGRCTLVTTLQMFKILALNALILAYSQSVLYLDGIKFSDYQATLQGLLLAACFLFISRSKPLKVLSKERPLPNIFNVYTIMTVLLQFAVHFTCLWFLVNQANEWSPPKDKFVDLEKEFEPSLLNSTVYVISMTLQISTFAINYRGHPFMESLLENKALLYSLLGSGGVVLALAVGIVPEFAQQFEIVDFPPEYRIILVKVLVADFTLSLIVDRVCLFLFGEGRLPSELRKIA, from the exons AtggattcctcttcctcctccctcgacgACCTCGTTCACTCCGTCGGCCTCTATGTCCCTAGGCCCCTGATCTTCCACGGATACATATTCCCGTTCCTCATCCTCTACGGGATATGGGGCTGGGCGTGGGTGGCCGTGTATGGCTGGGAAGAGTACTTTGAAGCGGGGCTCATAGCGCTGGCGGGGGTCGGCTGCCTGCAGATCCTGACGTGCCTCTTCTGCCACTGGTCTGTTCACGTGCGCTGCCTCTTCACCTGCAGGAGG gaAAATGATCCAAGAGTGGCAACAGTTGCAAAAGTTGTGCCAACTCCCAACAACGGTTCACCTGAACTCGTTAAGGTACACAAAACTTTA ATAAGCAAAGAGGCAACAGAAAAGAGCATATGGTTCAtctttcaaaaaacaaaatacatctgGGATAGTGAAGAAAGGAAACAGTTTGTCGGTCTCAAGTTTCCCATCGATCATCAGTTACGAACGTACACAGAATGGCGTGGATACCAGGAGGACACAGACCTGGCTACGGCGGAAGGGAGATATGGCAAAAACGA AAATGTT GTATACCGTAACAAGAGGTGGAGATCAATAATGACAGACCAGCTTGTACCGGGAGATGTCGTGAGCGTTGGGCGCAGCCAGAATGACAACCTTGTTCCTTGTGACCTGCTGCTGCTTCGCGGCCCTTGTGTTGTGGATGAGAGTATGCTGACTG GTGAGTCTGTGCCTCAAATGAAAGAAAGCCTTGAGGCAGTCGAATTGGACCGCGAGTTGGACCTTGCCACAGATGCCAAGTTGCATGTGTTGTTTGGGGGCACGAAAGTCGTTCAGCATACCCCTCCCAGCAAAACTGTGACTGGCTTGAGAG CTCCAGACAATGGGTGTGTGTGCTACGTGTTGCGCACCAACTTCAACACTGCCCAGGGAAAATTGTTGCGGACGATCCTCTATGGTGTCAGTCGTGTCACCGCAAATAACCTGGAGACGTTTGCATTCATTCTTTTCCTGTTGATATTTGCCATTGCTGCTGCTTCATATGTGTGGATTAAAG GCACAGAAGACCCCAACAGGAACCGGTACAAGCTGTTCCTGGAGTGCACTCTTATCCTGACCTCTGTGGTGCCGCCAGAGCTCCCAATAGAACTGTCATTGGCGGTCAACACCTCACTTTTATCACTTTCCAAGTTGTTTGTCTATTGCACTGAGCCCTTCCGCATTCCCTTTGCTGGAAAGATTGATGTGTGCTGCTTCGACAAGACAGGAACTCTGACCAGTGATGACCTGGTGGTGGAAGGTGTTGCAGGCTTAGA CGGCACTAGCAAAGTGGTGCCAGTTGGGGAAGCTCCTCTTGAAACCATACAG GTGGTGGCGTCATGTCATTCTCTAGTCCAGTTGGAAGATGGTCTTGTTGGAGATCCCCAAGAAAAAGCCACATTGGCAGCCATTGATTGGACAGTGACTAAAG GTGAAGCTGTTGTGCCACGGAAAGGAAAGGCTCCAGGTATGAAAATATTCCATCGTTTCCACTTTTCATCCCAGTTGAAGCGAATGTCGGTAATCACTGGATTTACCCAGCCTGGCTCTGCTGATGTCATGTATTTGGCAACTGTGAAAGGTGCACCAGAAACTCTAAGACCGATG TTCTCCTCACTACCACCAAACTATGACAATGTATACTTGGAGCTGTCTCGCCGCGGAGCCCGAGTTTTAGCTCTCGGAAGAAAAGAGCTTGGCAGACTTTCACACGCTGAG GTACGAGAAACAACACGTGAAGCCTTGGAATGCAAGCTGACCTTTACTGGTTTTATCATCATCTCCTGTCCACTGAAGAGGGACTCAAAGGAGGTCATTAAAGAAGTGCTTCAGAGTTCACACGGG GTGGTTATGATTACTGGTGACAATTCATTGACTGCTTGCCATGTTGCAAAAGAATTGAAATTTACACATAAGAAGGCAACATTAGTTCTTCAG AACTATAACCAAGACCGATGGGGTTGGGAGAGCATCGACCAGACAATCAAAATGGAAGTCATACCCACCAATGAGATCAAAGATATGAAGAATGGTTTCTTCAGGACGTACGACTTTTGCATCACAGGAGAA GGCCTAGCCTGGCTGAAAAGACAGCATCCCAAATTCTTCAAGGACATTCTTCCACACGTAAGAGTCTTTGCTCGCGTGGCCCCTAAACAAAAGGAATTTGTAATAACTGCATACAAAAGCTTGGGTTACACAACACTCATGTGTGGTGATGGCACTAATGATGTTGGTGCACTGAAGCATGCTCACTGTG GTGTGGCCATCCTCTCCAACGCCCCTGATCGTCCACCACAGAGGAAGAAGCGCAGTGATGACCCCAACAATGGCATGACACCAGGAATGTCAGAGAAGCTGGAAAGTGCGAGGAAATTAGCAAGGAAGGTTGAGAAGCAGAAAGCACAAACTCCACCAGCAAGCTCAAGACAATCAAAAATGACACCTCAGCAG GAACAAATAACGAAGGCACAAGCCCAGTTACAAAAGCTTCttcaggagctggaggaagagaatAACCCAGTAGTGAAGCTAGGTGATGCTTCGATTGCAGCACCTTTCACATCTAAACTTTCATCTATACAATGTG TGTGCCACATTATCAAGCAAGGCAGATGTACCCTTGTGACAACTCTACAGATGTTCAAAATTTTAGCACTGAATGCCCTAATTTTGGCATATTCTCAGTCTGTTTTGTACCTGGATGGCATCAAGTTCTCTGACTACCAGGCAACACTGCAAGGCCTCCTCCTTGCAGCCTGCTTCTTATTTATTTCGCGCTCAAAG CCACTAAAAGTCCTCAGTAAAGAGAGGCCACTACCAAACATTTTTAACGTGTACACAATCATGACGGTGCTGCTACAATTCGCAGTCCACTTCACATGTCTCTGGTTCTTGGTTAACCAGGCCAATGAATGGTCTCCACCAAA GGACAAGTTTGTTGACTTAGAAAAGGAATTTGAACCCAGTCTTTTGAATAGTACAGTGTATGTCATCTCCATGACACTACAAATATCAACATTTGCCATCAATTACAGG gGCCATCCATTTATGGAATCTCTGCTAGAAAACAAGGCTCTGCTGTACAGCCTGTTGGGCTCTGGCGGCGTGGTTTTGGCTCTGGCCGTGGGCATCGTTCCAGAATTTGCTCAACAATTTGAGATTGTTGATTTCCCTCCTGAG TACCGCATTATTCTGGTGAAGGTGCTTGTGGCCGATTTCACCCTGTCACTTATTGTGGACAGGGTATGCCTCTTCCTGTTTGGAGAAGGAAGATTACCATCAGAGTTAAGGAAGATAGCATAG